In the Streptomyces sp. NBC_00525 genome, one interval contains:
- a CDS encoding class I SAM-dependent methyltransferase has translation MAAEPEPEILAAFQAAKGFMPVVEGLALYEAATAAAALGLPLLEVGTYCGRSTILIADAARAAGVTALTVDHHRGSEEQQPGWEYHDPTVVDPEVGRMDTLPTFRRTLHAAGLEDHVVALVGRSPQVAAVWAGPLGFVFIDGGHTDEHAAGDYEGWAPHVVEGGLLVIHDVFPDPAHGGQAPYRVYLRALESGAFTEVSVTDSLRVLRRTGPGI, from the coding sequence GTGGCCGCCGAGCCCGAGCCGGAGATTCTCGCCGCCTTCCAGGCCGCCAAGGGCTTCATGCCGGTGGTCGAGGGGCTCGCCCTGTACGAGGCCGCGACCGCGGCCGCCGCGCTCGGCCTGCCGCTGCTGGAGGTCGGCACCTACTGCGGGCGCTCCACGATCCTGATCGCCGACGCGGCGCGGGCGGCCGGGGTGACCGCGCTCACCGTGGACCACCACCGGGGCAGCGAGGAGCAGCAGCCCGGCTGGGAGTACCACGACCCGACCGTGGTGGACCCGGAGGTGGGCCGGATGGACACCCTGCCCACCTTCCGCAGGACGCTGCACGCGGCGGGCCTGGAGGACCACGTGGTGGCGCTGGTGGGGCGGTCGCCGCAGGTGGCGGCGGTGTGGGCGGGCCCGCTCGGCTTCGTCTTCATCGACGGCGGCCACACCGACGAGCACGCGGCCGGCGACTACGAGGGCTGGGCGCCGCACGTCGTGGAGGGCGGGCTGCTGGTGATCCACGACGTGTTCCCGGACCCGGCGCACGGCGGCCAGGCCCCGTACCGGGTGTATCTGCGGGCGCTGGAGTCGGGGGCGTTCACGGAGGTCTCCGTCACGGACTCGCTGCGGGTGCTGCGCCGTACCGGTCCCGGCATCTGA
- a CDS encoding N-acetylmuramoyl-L-alanine amidase, which produces MRHDESLPATPRRPLRLAAAAALLCLGLAGCGDGDGPVRGQAGPTATGAATPAPSAPAPSSAVPTPVKSPSRTASPSASVSRTPAAPTGPLSGKTVVIDPGHNPTNHLHTAEINRQVDIGTGHKACDTTGTATNGGYAEAEFTLDVAHRLRKLLRAEGADVVLTYDRDRAFGPCVDERARIGNREHADAVVSIHADGSAAGNRGFHVILPAAVRGGGADTSKIVEPSRDLGTRIAGLFVRSTGSSPSNYVGGKTGLDVRKDLGGLNLSTVPKVFIECGNMRDPKDAALLTDAGWRQKAAQGIADGISSYLKG; this is translated from the coding sequence GTGCGTCACGACGAGAGCCTTCCCGCCACCCCGCGCCGGCCGCTCCGGCTCGCCGCCGCCGCTGCCCTGCTGTGCCTGGGCCTGGCCGGCTGCGGCGACGGGGACGGCCCCGTGCGGGGGCAGGCCGGGCCGACTGCCACCGGGGCCGCCACGCCCGCGCCCTCCGCCCCGGCCCCGTCGTCGGCCGTGCCGACGCCGGTGAAGTCGCCGTCGAGGACCGCCTCCCCCTCGGCGTCCGTGTCGAGGACCCCGGCCGCCCCCACCGGGCCGCTGTCCGGGAAGACGGTGGTCATCGACCCCGGCCACAACCCGACGAACCACCTGCACACCGCCGAGATCAACCGCCAGGTGGACATCGGCACCGGGCACAAGGCGTGCGACACCACCGGGACCGCCACCAACGGGGGTTACGCCGAGGCGGAGTTCACGCTCGACGTGGCGCACCGGCTGCGGAAGCTGCTGCGCGCCGAGGGCGCCGATGTGGTCCTGACGTACGACCGCGACCGGGCGTTCGGGCCCTGTGTGGACGAACGGGCGCGGATCGGCAACCGGGAGCACGCGGACGCGGTGGTCTCGATCCACGCGGACGGGTCGGCCGCGGGCAACCGGGGCTTCCATGTGATCCTCCCGGCGGCGGTGCGCGGCGGGGGCGCGGACACGTCGAAGATCGTCGAGCCCTCGCGCGACCTCGGTACCCGAATCGCGGGTCTGTTCGTACGCAGTACCGGAAGTTCCCCTTCCAATTATGTCGGCGGCAAAACCGGTTTGGACGTTCGCAAGGATCTCGGCGGACTTAATTTGTCGACCGTGCCCAAAGTGTTCATCGAATGCGGCAATATGCGTGATCCCAAGGATGCCGCCCTGCTCACCGACGCGGGTTGGCGCCAGAAGGCCGCCCAGGGCATCGCGGACGGGATCAGCAGCTACCTCAAGGGGTAG
- a CDS encoding PHP domain-containing protein yields the protein MDPVTALERIAFLLERGRAVTYRVQAFRTAARTVAAMDDGEPARRVADGSLERVKGIGPRTAQVVREALAGRTPGYLDRLESEAASAGPLAQGGEHLLSLLRGDCHTHSDWSDGGSPIEEMGRAAAELGHDWTVLTDHSPRLTVAHGLSPERLRRQLDEVAALNERWAPFRLLTGIECDIHRDGSLDQEEDLLEQVDLVVVSVHSELRMDAAPMTRRMVAAVRHPQANVLGHCTGRLVTGKGRPESAFDADEVFAACADAGTAVEINSRPERLDPPRRLLHRAVAAGTLFAVDTDAHAPGQLDWQAYGCARAEECGVPPERVVTTWSADELLRWTRTGEIPERAAG from the coding sequence ATGGACCCGGTCACGGCCCTGGAACGGATCGCCTTCCTGCTGGAACGCGGCAGGGCGGTCACCTACCGCGTCCAGGCGTTCCGCACCGCCGCGCGCACCGTCGCCGCGATGGACGACGGCGAGCCGGCCCGCCGTGTCGCGGACGGCTCGCTGGAACGGGTCAAGGGCATCGGCCCCCGCACCGCCCAGGTCGTCCGGGAGGCGCTGGCCGGGCGGACCCCCGGCTACCTGGACCGGCTGGAGTCCGAGGCGGCGAGCGCCGGGCCCCTCGCACAGGGCGGCGAGCACCTGCTGTCGCTGCTGCGCGGCGACTGCCACACGCACTCCGACTGGTCGGACGGCGGCAGCCCCATCGAGGAGATGGGCCGCGCGGCGGCGGAACTGGGCCACGACTGGACGGTCCTCACCGACCACTCGCCCCGCCTCACCGTCGCCCACGGCCTCTCGCCCGAGCGGCTGCGCCGGCAACTCGACGAGGTCGCCGCACTCAACGAGCGCTGGGCACCGTTCAGGCTGCTCACCGGCATCGAGTGCGACATCCACCGCGACGGCTCCCTCGACCAGGAAGAGGACCTCCTGGAACAGGTGGACCTCGTCGTCGTGTCCGTCCACTCCGAACTCCGCATGGACGCCGCCCCGATGACCCGCCGGATGGTCGCCGCCGTACGCCACCCGCAGGCGAACGTCCTCGGCCACTGCACCGGACGCCTCGTCACCGGAAAGGGCCGCCCCGAATCCGCGTTCGACGCCGACGAGGTCTTCGCCGCCTGCGCCGACGCGGGCACCGCCGTCGAGATCAACAGCAGGCCCGAACGGCTCGACCCGCCCCGCCGGCTGCTGCACCGGGCCGTGGCGGCGGGCACCCTGTTCGCCGTCGACACCGACGCGCACGCGCCGGGCCAGCTCGACTGGCAGGCGTACGGCTGCGCCCGTGCCGAGGAGTGCGGCGTACCGCCGGAGCGCGTGGTCACCACCTGGTCCGCGGACGAACTGCTGCGCTGGACCCGTACGGGCGAGATCCCGGAACGGGCGGCCGGCTGA
- a CDS encoding maleylpyruvate isomerase family mycothiol-dependent enzyme, giving the protein MGLLTHERYCDEIVRLTEELRAALRGADLTATVPTCPDWTLRELAEHVGRAHRWAGEIVRTRSAEVVPEDKVPDDSPADDDPATLDAWLAAGAAGTAAALREAGPDTEVWTWAWERRAGFWARRMTLETVVHLADAALTANVPYTMTPELAADTIDEWLQIVVFAQADGDRDVAELRGAARSLHLHATDVPDAEWLIEIGEDGVTWRRAHAKADVALRGSLTDLMLVFNRRLAPDSDRVEVLGDAALLDFWLARTTFG; this is encoded by the coding sequence ATGGGTCTTCTGACGCACGAGCGTTACTGCGATGAAATCGTCCGGCTGACCGAGGAGTTGAGAGCGGCACTACGGGGCGCCGACCTCACCGCGACCGTACCGACCTGCCCCGACTGGACCCTGCGCGAACTCGCCGAGCACGTGGGCCGCGCCCACCGCTGGGCCGGTGAGATCGTCCGCACCCGCTCCGCCGAGGTGGTGCCGGAGGACAAGGTGCCGGACGACAGCCCCGCCGACGACGACCCCGCCACCCTCGACGCCTGGCTGGCCGCGGGGGCGGCCGGGACCGCCGCCGCGCTGCGCGAGGCCGGGCCGGACACCGAGGTGTGGACCTGGGCCTGGGAGCGGAGGGCCGGCTTCTGGGCGCGCCGCATGACCCTCGAAACCGTCGTCCACCTCGCCGACGCGGCCCTCACCGCGAACGTCCCCTACACGATGACGCCCGAGCTGGCCGCCGACACGATCGACGAGTGGCTGCAGATCGTGGTCTTCGCGCAGGCCGACGGCGACCGCGATGTCGCCGAGCTGCGCGGGGCCGCCCGCTCCCTGCACCTGCACGCCACCGACGTACCCGACGCCGAGTGGCTGATCGAGATCGGCGAGGACGGGGTGACCTGGCGGCGGGCGCACGCCAAGGCGGACGTGGCACTGCGCGGGTCGCTCACCGACCTGATGCTGGTCTTCAACCGCCGCCTCGCCCCCGACAGCGACCGGGTGGAGGTCCTGGGCGACGCCGCGCTGCTGGACTTCTGGCTGGCCCGCACCACCTTCGGCTGA
- a CDS encoding prenyltransferase/squalene oxidase repeat-containing protein, whose amino-acid sequence MSLPERTEHLVLPGVLTAEQAAETVAALRALQRPDGAIPWFRGHHLDPWDHTEAAMALDAAGEHTAAARAYEWLARHQNGDGSWYAAYHDGDPGQPTDRGRETNFCAYVAVGVWHHYLATGDDAFVDRMWPTVYAAVEFVLRLQQPGGQIGWKREADGTAVTDALLTGSSSIHQALRCALALAERREEPQPDWELATGALGHAIRSHPERFLDKSRYSMDWYYPVLGGAVTGAAAKKRIEEGWDDFVVPDLGVRCVLPNPWVTGGESCELALALWVMGESDRALEILQSIQHLRAGGGLYWTGYVFEGNKAFWPEEHTSWTAGSLLLAVAALGGDEATTAVFGGDRLPSGLEPDCCD is encoded by the coding sequence GTGAGCCTTCCCGAACGGACCGAACACCTCGTCCTGCCCGGCGTTCTCACCGCCGAACAGGCCGCCGAGACCGTCGCCGCACTGCGCGCCCTCCAGCGCCCGGACGGCGCCATCCCCTGGTTCCGCGGCCACCACCTCGACCCGTGGGACCACACCGAGGCCGCCATGGCCCTGGACGCGGCCGGCGAGCACACCGCCGCGGCCCGCGCCTACGAGTGGCTGGCCCGCCACCAGAACGGCGACGGCTCCTGGTACGCCGCCTACCACGACGGCGACCCCGGGCAGCCGACCGACCGGGGCCGCGAGACCAACTTCTGCGCCTACGTGGCCGTCGGCGTCTGGCACCACTACCTCGCCACCGGCGACGACGCCTTCGTGGACCGGATGTGGCCCACGGTCTACGCCGCCGTCGAGTTCGTCCTGCGCCTCCAGCAGCCCGGCGGCCAGATCGGCTGGAAGCGCGAGGCGGACGGCACGGCCGTGACGGACGCGCTGCTCACCGGCTCCTCCTCCATCCACCAGGCCCTGCGCTGCGCCCTCGCCCTCGCCGAACGCCGCGAGGAGCCCCAGCCCGACTGGGAGCTGGCGACCGGGGCCCTGGGCCACGCCATCCGCAGCCACCCCGAACGCTTCCTCGACAAGAGCCGCTACTCGATGGACTGGTACTACCCGGTCCTCGGCGGCGCCGTCACCGGTGCCGCCGCCAAGAAGCGCATCGAAGAGGGCTGGGACGACTTCGTCGTGCCGGACCTCGGGGTGCGCTGCGTACTGCCCAACCCGTGGGTCACCGGCGGCGAGAGCTGCGAACTCGCCCTGGCCCTGTGGGTGATGGGCGAGTCCGACCGGGCGCTGGAGATCCTCCAGTCCATCCAGCACCTGCGGGCCGGGGGCGGCCTGTACTGGACGGGTTACGTCTTCGAGGGCAACAAGGCGTTCTGGCCCGAGGAGCACACCTCCTGGACGGCCGGTTCCCTGCTCCTCGCGGTGGCGGCGCTCGGCGGCGACGAGGCCACGACCGCCGTCTTCGGCGGCGACCGGCTGCCGAGCGGCCTGGAACCGGACTGCTGCGACTGA
- a CDS encoding class I SAM-dependent methyltransferase yields MLTVDFTRFPLAAGDRVLDLGCGAGRHAFECYRRGARVVALDRNGEEIREVAKWFAAMKEAGEAPEGATATAMEGDALNLPFPDESFDVVIISEVMEHIPDDKGVLAEMVRVLRPGGRIAVTVPRYGPEKVCWTLSDAYHEVEGGHIRIYKADELLARMRGAGLKPYGTHHAHALHSPYWWLKCAFGVDNDKALPVKAYHKLLVWDIMKKPALTRVAEQLLNPVVGKSFVAYATKPHLPVSAAEAAVAGAEA; encoded by the coding sequence GTGCTGACCGTGGACTTCACCCGCTTCCCGCTCGCCGCCGGCGACCGCGTGCTCGACCTGGGGTGCGGCGCCGGACGCCACGCCTTCGAGTGCTACCGGCGCGGCGCCCGGGTGGTGGCCCTCGACCGCAACGGCGAGGAGATCCGCGAGGTCGCGAAGTGGTTCGCCGCGATGAAGGAGGCCGGTGAGGCCCCCGAGGGCGCCACCGCCACCGCGATGGAGGGCGACGCGCTGAACCTGCCCTTCCCCGACGAGTCCTTCGACGTCGTCATCATCTCCGAGGTCATGGAGCACATCCCCGACGACAAGGGCGTGCTCGCCGAGATGGTCCGCGTCCTGCGGCCCGGCGGCCGGATCGCCGTCACCGTCCCGCGCTACGGCCCCGAGAAGGTCTGCTGGACCCTCTCCGACGCGTACCACGAGGTCGAGGGCGGCCACATCCGCATCTACAAGGCCGACGAACTGCTGGCCAGGATGCGCGGCGCCGGCCTCAAGCCGTACGGCACCCACCACGCCCACGCGCTGCACTCCCCGTACTGGTGGCTCAAGTGCGCGTTCGGCGTCGACAACGACAAGGCGCTGCCGGTGAAGGCGTACCACAAGCTCCTGGTCTGGGACATCATGAAGAAGCCGGCCCTGACCCGGGTCGCCGAGCAGCTGCTCAACCCGGTCGTCGGCAAGAGCTTCGTGGCCTACGCGACCAAGCCGCACCTTCCCGTCAGCGCGGCGGAGGCCGCAGTCGCCGGGGCCGAGGCGTGA
- a CDS encoding glycosyltransferase family 4 protein — translation MTAEAVESGPRTGVAASGTDPGDRPLRIALLTYKGNPFCGGQGVYVRHLARELARLGHSVEVIGAQPYPVLDEGVPLTELPSLDLYRQPDPFRTPGRDEYRDWIDAAEVATMWTGGFPEPLTFSLRARRHLAARRGEFDVVHDNQTLGYGLLADLGAPLVTTIHHPITVDRQLDLAAATTRRRRASVRRWYAFTRMQKRVARRLPSVLTVSGSSKQEIVEHLGVDPRRIRVVHIGADTDLWSPDPAVAEVPGRIVTTSSADVPLKGLVHLVEALAKLRTGNPAAHLVVVGKRAEDGPVARAIERHGLADAVEFVKGISDTELVDLVRGAQIACVPSLYEGFSLPAAEAMATGTPLVATTGGAIPEVTGPDGETCLAVPPGDAGALADALGRLLGDAELRARLGAAGRARVLARFTWKQAAIGTVDLYRQAIAARAATGPGGRR, via the coding sequence GTGACCGCTGAGGCCGTGGAGTCGGGTCCCCGTACGGGCGTCGCCGCATCGGGCACGGACCCCGGCGACCGGCCGCTGCGCATCGCGCTCCTCACCTACAAGGGCAACCCCTTCTGCGGCGGCCAGGGCGTCTACGTACGCCACCTCGCCCGGGAACTCGCCCGCCTCGGACACAGCGTCGAGGTCATCGGCGCCCAGCCCTACCCGGTGCTCGACGAGGGCGTCCCGCTCACCGAACTGCCCAGCCTCGACCTCTACCGGCAGCCCGACCCGTTCCGCACCCCCGGACGCGACGAGTACCGGGACTGGATCGACGCCGCCGAGGTCGCCACGATGTGGACCGGCGGCTTCCCCGAACCGCTCACCTTCAGCCTGCGGGCCCGGCGCCACCTCGCCGCCCGGCGCGGCGAGTTCGACGTCGTCCACGACAACCAGACCCTGGGCTACGGGCTCCTCGCCGACCTCGGCGCCCCCCTCGTCACCACGATCCACCACCCCATCACCGTCGACCGGCAGCTCGACCTGGCCGCCGCCACGACCCGGCGCCGCCGCGCCTCCGTACGCCGCTGGTACGCGTTCACCCGCATGCAGAAGCGGGTCGCCCGCCGGCTGCCGTCCGTGCTCACCGTCTCCGGCTCCTCCAAGCAGGAGATCGTGGAGCACCTCGGCGTGGACCCGCGCCGCATCCGGGTCGTCCACATCGGCGCCGACACCGATCTGTGGTCGCCCGACCCCGCGGTCGCCGAGGTCCCCGGCCGGATCGTCACCACCTCCAGCGCCGACGTCCCGCTCAAGGGCCTCGTCCACCTCGTGGAGGCCCTCGCCAAGCTGCGTACCGGCAACCCCGCCGCCCACCTCGTGGTCGTCGGCAAGCGCGCCGAGGACGGCCCCGTCGCCCGCGCCATCGAGCGGCACGGCCTCGCGGACGCCGTCGAGTTCGTCAAGGGCATCAGCGACACCGAGCTGGTCGACCTGGTGCGCGGCGCCCAGATCGCCTGCGTCCCCTCCCTGTACGAGGGCTTCTCGCTGCCCGCCGCCGAGGCCATGGCCACCGGCACCCCGCTCGTCGCCACCACCGGCGGCGCCATCCCGGAGGTCACCGGCCCCGACGGCGAGACCTGCCTCGCGGTCCCGCCCGGCGACGCCGGCGCCCTCGCCGACGCGCTGGGCCGGCTGCTCGGCGACGCGGAGCTGCGCGCCCGGCTCGGGGCCGCCGGACGTGCCCGGGTGCTCGCCCGGTTCACCTGGAAGCAGGCCGCGATCGGCACCGTCGACCTCTACCGGCAGGCCATCGCCGCCCGCGCCGCCACCGGCCCCGGCGGCCGGCGATGA
- a CDS encoding TetR family transcriptional regulator, protein MTAEARPVSPPLTERQEARRRRILRATAALAGEGGFEAVQMREVAVAAEVALGTLYRYFPSKVHLLVATLRDRLQRLRTDLRDHPPAGDDPAARVAGTLLRAFGALRREPQLADAMVRALTFADRGVRPEVDAVSRLTTAIILDAMDTGHPTPQQLCAVRVIEHTWHSALIAWLSGRASAAQVRADIETVCRLIGPPAPGVPGARAAG, encoded by the coding sequence ATGACAGCGGAAGCCCGGCCGGTATCGCCGCCCCTGACGGAACGCCAGGAGGCCCGTCGCCGCCGCATCCTCCGGGCCACCGCCGCCCTGGCCGGCGAGGGCGGCTTCGAGGCCGTCCAGATGCGCGAGGTCGCGGTGGCCGCCGAGGTCGCCCTCGGCACCCTGTACCGGTACTTCCCGTCCAAGGTGCACCTCCTCGTCGCCACGCTGCGGGACCGGCTGCAGCGGCTGCGCACCGATCTGCGCGACCACCCGCCGGCCGGGGACGACCCGGCGGCGCGGGTGGCGGGCACCCTGCTGCGGGCCTTCGGCGCGCTGCGGCGCGAACCGCAGCTCGCGGACGCGATGGTGCGCGCGCTGACGTTCGCGGACCGGGGCGTGCGCCCCGAGGTGGACGCCGTTTCGCGGCTCACAACCGCGATCATCCTGGACGCGATGGACACCGGCCACCCGACGCCGCAGCAGCTCTGCGCCGTGCGGGTGATCGAGCACACCTGGCACTCGGCGCTGATCGCCTGGCTGTCCGGCCGGGCCTCCGCCGCGCAGGTGCGCGCCGACATCGAGACGGTCTGCCGGCTGATCGGCCCGCCGGCCCCCGGTGTGCCCGGGGCACGCGCGGCGGGCTGA
- a CDS encoding gas vesicle protein K yields the protein MVSRTPFGPSTAPPDEEDRMPHGDGARRLETDPDTVERDLMKLVLTLVELLRQLMERTALHRVDEGDLTEQQEERIGMTLMILHERMTELCDRYDLTMDDLDLDLGPLGSLLSHNDA from the coding sequence GTGGTGAGCCGCACGCCGTTCGGACCATCCACCGCACCACCCGACGAGGAGGACCGCATGCCCCACGGCGACGGCGCCCGCAGGCTGGAGACCGACCCGGACACGGTCGAGCGGGACCTCATGAAGCTGGTGCTCACCCTCGTCGAACTGCTCCGTCAGCTCATGGAACGCACCGCCCTGCACCGGGTGGACGAGGGCGATCTGACCGAGCAGCAGGAGGAGCGCATCGGCATGACGCTGATGATCCTGCACGAGCGCATGACCGAACTGTGCGACCGGTACGACCTGACGATGGACGACCTCGATCTCGACCTCGGGCCGCTCGGCTCCCTGCTGTCGCACAACGACGCATGA
- a CDS encoding gas vesicle protein — protein sequence MSTDIAGDVLGGPEQRHGPPVALIDLLDRLLNGGAVLTGDLVLSIADVDLVHINLRAVIRSITGEEPAPW from the coding sequence GTGAGCACGGACATCGCCGGGGACGTCCTCGGCGGTCCCGAGCAGCGGCACGGGCCGCCCGTCGCCCTGATCGACCTCCTGGACCGCCTCCTGAACGGCGGCGCGGTGCTCACCGGAGACCTCGTCCTGTCCATCGCGGACGTCGACCTCGTCCACATCAACCTGCGGGCGGTCATCCGGTCGATCACCGGCGAGGAGCCGGCGCCGTGGTGA
- a CDS encoding GvpL/GvpF family gas vesicle protein has translation MNTRTDPPGGLPAPDDGQLTYVYAVGRERPAPHDPASRPAGVDGGPLYPVTAGGLCALVSRVPAETFGTSGLTAQLEDLERLEALARVHHAVVDAAFAEAPVLPMRLATVYLDDAGVAGTLLRRREEFDDLLGRLEGHVELGLKVYADPRTADAPAPDPAATTTGAGAGRAYLRQRQASRRSGRDAHRAASDLVDRAARLTRDIAAARVVHRPQQGRLAARPGVNVANEAYLVPRSRAGELRRALTGLADGVAGVAVEVTGPWAPYSFATAPSAQEGDGGEGR, from the coding sequence GCCGGGCGGCCTGCCGGCCCCGGACGACGGGCAGCTGACGTACGTCTACGCCGTCGGCCGGGAGCGCCCCGCGCCCCACGACCCGGCCTCCCGCCCGGCGGGCGTGGACGGCGGACCGCTGTACCCGGTGACCGCGGGCGGGCTGTGCGCGCTCGTCTCCCGAGTACCGGCGGAGACCTTCGGCACCTCCGGCCTGACCGCTCAACTGGAGGACCTGGAACGGCTGGAGGCGCTCGCGCGGGTCCATCACGCCGTGGTCGACGCCGCGTTCGCCGAGGCACCGGTCCTGCCGATGCGGCTGGCCACCGTCTACCTGGACGACGCCGGGGTCGCCGGCACACTGCTCCGGCGACGGGAGGAGTTCGACGACCTGCTGGGCCGGCTGGAGGGCCACGTCGAACTGGGCCTGAAGGTCTACGCCGATCCCCGGACGGCCGACGCGCCCGCCCCGGACCCCGCCGCGACGACCACCGGAGCCGGCGCGGGGCGGGCCTATCTGCGGCAGCGCCAGGCGTCCCGGCGCAGCGGCCGGGACGCCCACCGGGCGGCGTCCGACCTGGTCGACCGCGCGGCCCGGCTGACCCGGGACATCGCCGCCGCGCGCGTGGTCCACCGCCCGCAGCAGGGGCGGCTCGCCGCCCGCCCCGGAGTGAACGTGGCCAACGAGGCGTACCTCGTCCCCCGGTCGCGCGCCGGCGAACTGCGCCGGGCGCTCACCGGCCTGGCCGACGGGGTCGCGGGAGTCGCGGTCGAGGTCACCGGGCCGTGGGCGCCCTACTCGTTCGCGACCGCGCCGTCCGCACAGGAGGGGGACGGCGGTGAGGGCCGGTGA